ATGGAGATCCGGAAAAGGTACTGAAAGCTAAACAGATACTTACACAACTGCATATCACCAATCTAGAGCAACCTATGGGTCAGCTCAGTGGTGGTCAGCAAAAACGTGTGGCACTTGCTAATGTACTCATAGAAGAACCTGATTTTCTGATGCTGGATGAGCCTACTAACCATTTGGATCTGGAAATGATAGAATGGCTGGAGGGTTATCTGAATCGTGGAAACAAGACTATTTTCATGGTTACTCATGATCGTTTCTTCCTTGATAAGGTTTGTAATGTTATCCTTGAATTGGACGATCAGACTATTTATACCTATCGAGGTAACTATGCATATTATCTGGAGAAACGTCAGGAAAGAATGGACAATCTTCGTGCTGAGATACAACATTCTAAAAATTTGTATAGAAGAGAACTTGACTGGATGCGCAGACAACCACAAGCCCGTGGTCATAAAGCGCGCTATCGTGAAGAGGCATTCTATGAACTTGAAAAAGTTGCCAAACAGCGCATTGAGGACAGGCAGGTCAGACTGAAGGCTTCGACAGTTTATATTGGTAGCAAGATTTTTGAATGCCAGTATGTTAGCAAGGCTTTTGAAGATCACGGTCATAAAAAGGTGATACTCGACCATTTTTATTATAACTTTGCCCGTTTTGAGAAAATGGGTATTGTGGGTAATAATGGTACCGGTAAATCGACGTTTATCAAGATGCTCTTGGGTGAAGTGAATCCTGATGAGGGTAAATTTGATATCGGTGAGACTGTACGCTTTGGTTATTTTTCGCAGGAAGGTCTGAAATTCCGTGAGGACCAGAAGGTTATAGATGTAATTACGGAAATTGCCGATTATATCGATCTCGGTGGCGGTAAACACATGACTGCTTCTCAGTTTCTTCAATTCTTCCTCTTTACACCGGAGGAACAACATAATTATGTATATAAGTTGAGTGGAGGAGAAAAGAGAAAGCTTTATCTGTGTACCGTATTGATGCGTAATCCGAATTTCCTCATTCTGGATGAGCCTACTAATGACCTGGACATTCAGACGTTGCAGGTTCTGGAGGAATATCTTCAGGATTTCCCTGGATGTGTTATAGTAGTCAGTCACGACAGGTATTTCATGGATAAGGTTGTAGATCATCTGCTTGTGTTCAAGGGAGAGGGTGATATTCAGGATTTCCCTGGCAACTATACCCAGTATCGTGATTGGAGCAGGTTGCAAGCTAAGGAAAATGAAGACGAATCCACTAAGGCAAAATCGGCGTCAAAGACAACTGATGCAAAGAATAGTGATAATGCCAGTGGTACTGCTAAACGTGATGTAAACTTCGAAAACAAACGGAAGATGTCCTTTAAGGAAAAACGTGAGTACGAACAACTTTCAAAGGAAATCGAAGCTTTAGAGAAAGAACAGAAGCTATTGGAGGAAGAACTCTGTAGCGGAAAACTGAGCGTGGAGGAACTGACAGAAAAAAGCAAGAGATTGCCACAAATCAAGGATGAACTTGACGAAAAGGAAATGAGATGGCTTGAGCTTTCAGAATTGCTTTAATAACCGATATCCGGTATTCTAATAAAGAAACTGGATGGGGGGAAAGTATAACGTATAAAATAATAATCGTAACATAATATCAGTAACAATGGAGATTAAAAAATCAGAATTTACGATATCTGCTCCTCGAGTGAGTATGTGTCCTAAAGATAATAAATTAGAGTATGCTTTTATTGGCAGAAGTAATGTAGGTAAGTCAAGTCTTATCAATATGCTTTGCAATCATAAAGGTTTAGCAAAAACTTCAGCCACACCAGGTAAAACTCTGTTAATCAACCACTTTATCATCAATAACGAATGGTATTTGGTTGACCTTCCTGGTTATGGATTTGCCAAGCGCTCCAAGACTGTTCAGAAGCAACTGGAACAGATGATTGCTGGTTATATTCTTCAGCGCCCTCAGTTGGCAAATGTATTCGTATTGATTGATGTTCGCCATGAGCAGCAGAAGATAGATCGTGAATTTGTAGATTGGTTGGGCGAAAGTAACATTCCTTTCTGCATTGTGTTTACCAAGGCAGACAAGTTAGGTCCTGTAAAGGCAAGAATGAATGCCCAGAAGTGGATGCAAGCATTGGAGGATCGCTGGGAAGAACTCCCTCCTTATTTTATAACCAGTAGTGAAAAGAAAATGGGAAGGGATGAAGTGCTTGATTATATCGATGAAATCAACAAGTCTTTGAGTGAGTAAGTTTCTGAACACTTCAAATATTAATATCAGAATCAATGAAAGAAATTAAGTGGGGATTTATCGGCTGCGGTGAGGTAACCGAGAAAAAGTCAGGACCAGCATTCAATGAAGTTCCTGGCTCACAAGTTGTTGCGGTTATGAGCAGAAGTGAAAAGAAAGCGCGCAGTTATGCTGAGCGCCATCATATCAGAAAATGGTACACTGATGCTCAAGAACTTATTGATGACCCTGATGTAAATGCGGTCTATATCGCCACGCCACCTTCTTCTCATGCCACTTTTGCTATTATGGCTATGAAGGCTGGTAAACCTGTTTATGTTGAGAAGCCTCTGGCTGCAAGCTATAACGACTGTATTCGTATCAATCGTATTAGCGAACAGACAGGTGTGCCATGTTTTGTTGCTTATTATCGCCGTTATCTCCCTTATTTCCAGAAAGTTAAGGAAATTATTCAAAGTGGAGGAATTGGAGATGTCATCAATGTGCAGGTAAGATTTTCTGTTCCACCTCGCGATTTAGACTATCATAGTGGAAAGGAAATGCCTTGGAGATTGCAACCGGATATTTCTGGTGGTGGCTACTTTTATGATTTAGCTCCACATCAGATTGATCTTTTGCAAGATTTGTTTGGTGTGATAACACGTGCTCACGGATATCCGGCAAATCGTGCTCACTTGTATGAAGCTGAAGATACGATTTCTGCATGTTTCTTCTTTGAAAGTGGCATTCCTGGCAGTGGAAGCTGGTGTTTTGTTGGACATGAAAGTGCTAAGGAAGATTGTATCGAAATCATTGGTGACAAGGGATCACTGTCTTTCTCGGTTTTCAATTACGAACCTATCCGATTAATTAATTCCGAAGGAAAGAAAGATATCGTTGTTCCAAATCCACCATACGTTCAATTACCAATCATCCAGAAGGTGATAGAAGATTTACAAGGAATAGGTATTTGTGAATGTACTGCTATTTCTGCTACTCCTACCAATTGGGTACTTGACCGTATTCTTTGGAAAAACTAGAGGCTCATAGGGCTGATGAATATTCATTCGGCTACTCTGGTTTCTGATTTAATCAGATTTCTGATAGAATTTTAAATAAGTTTTTACTCGTATTCTGTAAAGTAATAAACATCGTGATTGAGATGAAGAGATATTATATAGGATTATTTTTGCTGTTTTCCGTTGCATCTATTCATGCAACGGAAATAGGGGAGCGTGATTCTATCGGTTTCAACGTTCTCTTCAATAGATCGATGTTTCAATCCAATTCACCTGATAGTCTCATTAGGGAAAAACATAAAAAGACTTTTTTCCATCGTGTGGGGGATGTTTTTACGAAGTTTTTCCGTGAATTTAATGTTACGGACAGTTCCTATATAGAACCGCAGCATTATAATT
This is a stretch of genomic DNA from Segatella hominis. It encodes these proteins:
- a CDS encoding Gfo/Idh/MocA family protein; protein product: MKEIKWGFIGCGEVTEKKSGPAFNEVPGSQVVAVMSRSEKKARSYAERHHIRKWYTDAQELIDDPDVNAVYIATPPSSHATFAIMAMKAGKPVYVEKPLAASYNDCIRINRISEQTGVPCFVAYYRRYLPYFQKVKEIIQSGGIGDVINVQVRFSVPPRDLDYHSGKEMPWRLQPDISGGGYFYDLAPHQIDLLQDLFGVITRAHGYPANRAHLYEAEDTISACFFFESGIPGSGSWCFVGHESAKEDCIEIIGDKGSLSFSVFNYEPIRLINSEGKKDIVVPNPPYVQLPIIQKVIEDLQGIGICECTAISATPTNWVLDRILWKN
- a CDS encoding ABC-F family ATP-binding cassette domain-containing protein; translation: MANQTPYLDVQNLTKRFGAQVLFDKISFSIAEGQKVGLVARNGTGKSTLMSVLMNKEGYENGDIIYRRDLKIGYLEQSPDFDPEETVLDACFNHNGDPEKVLKAKQILTQLHITNLEQPMGQLSGGQQKRVALANVLIEEPDFLMLDEPTNHLDLEMIEWLEGYLNRGNKTIFMVTHDRFFLDKVCNVILELDDQTIYTYRGNYAYYLEKRQERMDNLRAEIQHSKNLYRRELDWMRRQPQARGHKARYREEAFYELEKVAKQRIEDRQVRLKASTVYIGSKIFECQYVSKAFEDHGHKKVILDHFYYNFARFEKMGIVGNNGTGKSTFIKMLLGEVNPDEGKFDIGETVRFGYFSQEGLKFREDQKVIDVITEIADYIDLGGGKHMTASQFLQFFLFTPEEQHNYVYKLSGGEKRKLYLCTVLMRNPNFLILDEPTNDLDIQTLQVLEEYLQDFPGCVIVVSHDRYFMDKVVDHLLVFKGEGDIQDFPGNYTQYRDWSRLQAKENEDESTKAKSASKTTDAKNSDNASGTAKRDVNFENKRKMSFKEKREYEQLSKEIEALEKEQKLLEEELCSGKLSVEELTEKSKRLPQIKDELDEKEMRWLELSELL
- the yihA gene encoding ribosome biogenesis GTP-binding protein YihA/YsxC — its product is MEIKKSEFTISAPRVSMCPKDNKLEYAFIGRSNVGKSSLINMLCNHKGLAKTSATPGKTLLINHFIINNEWYLVDLPGYGFAKRSKTVQKQLEQMIAGYILQRPQLANVFVLIDVRHEQQKIDREFVDWLGESNIPFCIVFTKADKLGPVKARMNAQKWMQALEDRWEELPPYFITSSEKKMGRDEVLDYIDEINKSLSE